A section of the Malania oleifera isolate guangnan ecotype guangnan chromosome 2, ASM2987363v1, whole genome shotgun sequence genome encodes:
- the LOC131149375 gene encoding ubiquitin-like protein 5, giving the protein MIEVVLNDRLGKKVRVKCNEDDTIGDLKKLVAAQTGTRADKIRIQKWYTVYKDHITLKDYEVHDGMGLELYYN; this is encoded by the coding sequence ATGATTGAAGTGGTATTGAACGATCGGCTGGGGAAGAAGGTGAGGGTGAAGTGCAACGAAGACGACACCATCGGCGATCTGAAGAAGCTGGTGGCCGCTCAAACGGGAACCAGAGCTGACAAGATCAGGATTCAGAAGTGGTATACTGTCTACAAGGATCACATCACCCTTAAAGACTACGAGGTCCACGATGGCATGGGCCTCGAGCTCTACTACAACTAA